The Flammeovirgaceae bacterium genome contains a region encoding:
- a CDS encoding ATP-binding protein, which yields MKTSKLYTLRPIYTERIKPYIGKNLIKVLVGQRRVGKSTLLLQLMDIIRQQDSTANIIYINKELFEYDSLRDYKDLIKSVTSQTNKAGKNYLFIDEIQDIENFEKAIRSLQAKGEHDIYITGSNAFLLSGELATYLSGRYVEFTIFGLSYNEFLTFHTLPDSQDTFLKYLRYGGLPYLININLTDDLVFDYLRNIYAAILFKDIVARHNIRNVSLLENLVSYVADNIGSLLSAKSISDCLKSQKVKVTPNVVLSYLFFLEQAFFILKVNREELRGKKIFEIGQKYYLEDLGLRHALLGYRTADIGKILENIVYLHLLIAGYQVRIGKFQNKEIDFVCTRGDEKIYVQVAYLITDEATRKREFGNLGLIHDNYPKFVVSLDENAGGNIEGIRHVHVREFIKQLI from the coding sequence GGCCTATTTATACTGAAAGGATTAAACCGTACATCGGTAAAAACCTGATAAAAGTGCTGGTGGGGCAGCGGAGAGTTGGCAAAAGTACCCTGTTGCTTCAGTTGATGGATATTATCCGTCAACAAGACTCGACTGCTAATATCATTTACATCAATAAAGAGCTTTTCGAATATGACAGTCTGCGGGATTACAAAGACTTGATAAAGAGCGTGACCAGTCAAACCAACAAGGCAGGTAAGAACTATCTTTTTATAGATGAAATCCAGGACATCGAAAATTTTGAAAAGGCCATTCGTAGTCTGCAAGCCAAAGGTGAGCACGATATTTATATCACCGGAAGCAATGCATTTTTACTTTCGGGCGAGTTGGCAACCTATTTAAGCGGGCGCTATGTGGAGTTTACAATTTTCGGGTTGTCGTACAATGAGTTTCTCACGTTCCATACGTTACCCGATTCACAAGATACATTTTTGAAATACCTGCGCTACGGAGGTTTGCCCTATCTTATCAACATCAATCTTACCGATGATTTGGTATTTGATTACCTGCGTAATATTTATGCAGCTATTCTCTTTAAAGATATTGTGGCGCGCCACAACATTCGCAATGTTTCATTACTCGAAAATCTGGTTAGCTATGTAGCCGATAATATTGGGAGTTTACTTTCCGCCAAAAGCATCAGCGACTGTCTTAAATCGCAAAAGGTTAAAGTAACACCTAATGTAGTCCTTAGCTATTTGTTTTTTTTAGAGCAGGCATTCTTTATTCTGAAAGTGAACCGGGAGGAGTTGCGAGGTAAAAAGATATTTGAGATCGGCCAGAAATACTATTTAGAAGACCTGGGCTTGCGCCATGCATTATTAGGTTATCGCACTGCTGATATAGGGAAGATCCTTGAGAACATCGTTTATCTGCATTTACTGATAGCGGGTTACCAGGTGCGCATTGGTAAATTTCAAAACAAGGAAATCGATTTTGTGTGTACCCGCGGTGATGAAAAGATCTATGTACAGGTAGCTTATCTGATTACGGATGAGGCTACCCGCAAAAGAGAGTTTGGTAATCTCGGACTGATACATGACAACTACCCGAAATTTGTAGTATCACTGGATGAAAATGCAGGTGGGAATATAGAGGGTATTAGACATGTTCATGTGCGTGAGTTTATTAAACAACTAATTTAA
- a CDS encoding zeta toxin family protein, translated as MPNLYVIAGCNGAGKTTTSYTVLPEMLNCKEFVNADEIARGLSPFQPEKVSFQAGRIMLNRIKELLKAKSDFGFETTLATRSYASLLADAKKKGYSVTLIYFWLESVDLAKARVKSRVEKGGHNIPPSVIERRYKRGLNNFFTIYMEIVDSWMIYDNSNAEPTLVAVGSAPLDITVLNTELWSKIAGRR; from the coding sequence ATGCCAAACCTTTACGTAATAGCGGGTTGCAACGGAGCAGGCAAAACCACTACCTCATATACGGTTTTACCGGAAATGCTTAACTGTAAAGAGTTTGTAAATGCAGATGAAATCGCCCGCGGGCTCTCTCCTTTTCAACCAGAAAAGGTATCTTTTCAAGCGGGACGAATAATGTTGAACCGGATAAAGGAGTTACTGAAAGCAAAAAGTGATTTCGGTTTTGAAACAACCTTAGCCACCCGAAGTTATGCATCTCTACTTGCGGATGCTAAAAAGAAAGGCTATTCAGTGACACTCATCTATTTTTGGCTCGAGTCTGTTGACCTTGCTAAAGCCCGTGTTAAATCACGGGTTGAAAAAGGGGGGCATAATATTCCTCCTTCAGTTATAGAACGCAGGTATAAACGTGGGCTGAACAACTTCTTCACGATTTATATGGAAATCGTTGATAGTTGGATGATTTATGATAACTCCAACGCGGAACCTACCCTTGTTGCAGTTGGTAGTGCTCCTTTGGATATTACCGTTTTAAATACCGAACTTTGGTCTAAAATAGCGGGCAGAAGATGA